From Lolium perenne isolate Kyuss_39 chromosome 5, Kyuss_2.0, whole genome shotgun sequence, a single genomic window includes:
- the LOC127304689 gene encoding uncharacterized protein, which produces MCRKLTRQQWYNQRITCISHFYAEQGVRYTKPEIVQGLAPAMTIDDFMSVVPHWADNNKRAAFMELVKNWVGENPDFKAVSDRNKANRGSQGTHTAGSSSTDRYRERLGKKLGRELGEMEAWTHMKLVTPRPNEPRPAPEIYYGKAKENKERYCEEYAKLHPEVEDPMTEPVDEVAMMLAGSGQPHGRPACLAGGFKPQRNFTQIKATLPSGSYATSSRTTCRSRVEVDTQLEEAYAVAYEEYLEKIKEHDLVKDAYVQWTSNQMASFTRFMMTGVREEPLPEPPHPGPTPVFPSKEEFYIMYKRQRQLTPGLGESGNDTPCGTPMHPGRHSPGASAEPRHGSTSGGSRRGSTSPSTVEVFQPRFTQAELDEYSGPPGGAPP; this is translated from the exons atgtgtcggaagttgacacggcagcagtggtacaaccagaggatcacgtgcatcagccacttctatgctgagcagggcgtaaggtacacaaagcctgagattgtgcagggactcgccccggctatgacgatagatgacttcatgtcg gttgtaccacattgggctgataataataagagggccgccttcatggagttggtcaagaattgggtcggcgaaaaccccgatttcaaggccgtgagcgaccggaacaaggccaaccgtggttctcagggaacacacactgcggggagcagcagcaccgatcgctatcgggagcgtctg gggaagaagctcgggagggaacttggtgagatggaagcgtggacgcacatgaagctggtgacgccccgtccgaacgagcctcggcccgcgcctgagatatactacggcaaggccaaagagaacaaggaaagatactgcgaggagtacgccaagctccatccagaggtggaggaccctatgaccgagccggtcgacgaggtggcgatgatgctggcggggtccggccagccgcatggacgtcctgcctgccttgctgggggtttcaagcctcagaggaacttcacgcagatcaaggctaccctcccctccggcagctacgctacctcctcgcggactacatgccgttctcgggtagaggtagat actcagctcgaggaggcctatgcagtagcttacgaggagtatctcgagaagattaaggagcatgaccttgtgaaagatgcctatgtccagtggacgagcaaccagatggcg agtttcactcggttcatgatgactggagtgcgagaggaaccactcccagagccacctcatccggggccgacgccagtgttcccgtccaaggaggagttctatatcatgtacaagcgtcagcgtcagttgaccccg ggattgggagaatccgggaacgacACTCCTTGTGGTACGCCGATGCACCCCGGTCGCCATTCTCCTGGTGCTTCTGCCGAACCTCGGCATGGTTCTACttccggtggctctcgtcgtggttctacctccccgagcaccgtcgaAGTATTCCAGCCTCGCTTCACCCAAGCGGAGCTAGATGAGTACTCGGGTCCGCCGGGTGGTGCACCACCATAG